A window of the Bradyrhizobium diazoefficiens genome harbors these coding sequences:
- a CDS encoding DUF1304 domain-containing protein, translated as MLPSTRKLTLWGLNLILIANILVALVAALHAYFLILEMFLWDKPQGLKVFRNTPEKAEITKVLAANQGLYNGFLVAGLIWGLVHGNPAFAFQIKVFFLLCVIVAGAYGAATVSTRILIVQALPAAITLAALFLA; from the coding sequence ATGCTACCGTCCACCCGAAAGCTGACGCTTTGGGGGCTCAACTTGATTCTCATCGCCAATATCCTGGTGGCACTTGTCGCCGCACTGCACGCTTACTTCCTGATCCTTGAGATGTTCCTCTGGGACAAGCCGCAGGGCTTGAAGGTTTTCCGCAATACGCCCGAGAAGGCCGAGATCACGAAAGTGCTGGCCGCCAATCAGGGCCTCTATAACGGCTTCCTCGTCGCCGGCCTGATCTGGGGTCTCGTCCACGGCAATCCGGCCTTCGCATTCCAGATCAAGGTGTTCTTCCTGCTCTGCGTGATCGTTGCCGGCGCCTATGGTGCGGCGACCGTCAGTACGCGCATCCTGATCGTGCAGGCACTACCGGCGGCGATTACGCTGGCTGCGCTGTTCCTGGCCTGA
- a CDS encoding methylated-DNA--[protein]-cysteine S-methyltransferase, with the protein MAARPTRTPERFGLDRLATPIGIALLVTDADGALRALDWDDYEHRMRELLRLHHGAVDLVDRPAPTAMKVALSAYFEGDLGQLARIEWRIAGTPFQQKVWTALAKIPVGTTMSYGALAAKIDMPKAIRAVGHANGSNPISVVLPCHRLIGADGSLVKYGGGLERKRWLLRHEGVEV; encoded by the coding sequence ATGGCTGCTCGACCAACCAGGACTCCTGAACGTTTCGGCCTCGATCGCCTGGCGACGCCGATCGGGATCGCGTTGCTCGTCACCGATGCCGACGGCGCGTTGCGCGCGCTCGACTGGGACGATTACGAGCACCGCATGCGCGAACTTCTGCGTTTGCATCACGGCGCGGTCGATCTGGTTGATCGGCCTGCGCCGACGGCGATGAAGGTGGCGCTGTCGGCTTACTTCGAGGGTGATCTCGGTCAGCTCGCGCGAATCGAATGGCGCATCGCCGGCACACCGTTCCAGCAGAAGGTTTGGACGGCGCTTGCGAAAATCCCTGTCGGCACCACGATGAGCTACGGCGCGCTCGCCGCAAAGATCGACATGCCGAAAGCCATTCGCGCCGTCGGCCATGCCAACGGCTCCAACCCGATCAGCGTGGTGCTGCCGTGCCATCGGCTGATCGGCGCCGATGGCTCGCTGGTGAAATATGGCGGTGGCCTGGAGCGTAAGCGCTGGCTGCTGCGGCATGAGGGCGTAGAGGTTTAG